GCTGGAATACTGACGAATCGGCAATTCACGATTCAATCCTAGATGTTTTGTTGAGTTAACAGAAAAATTGTTGTTGACAAGTTCGGTACTAATTAACAGTTACCATATATTGCCGAGATTCACAGTAATTATACAATTTCCGAGACGACTACCCAGCACTCGGTTGATCAAATTGTAGCATAATTTCCTCTGAGATTTGTTTGAGGTTATAAAAAAGTTCGTGCTGTTTTATCGAAATTTAAAACTTCATTGACCAAAAATAATAGCAAATTCTATATTCCAAGTATTTTAAATACCCTTTTCAAAAGTTGTACCGGTTTGGCCGCATCATTTTTTGACTTCATCATAATTGGAGAAGTCCTCGTCAACCAGACCAGGCTGCATCGTACCGGAACAAATAGTGATCGGAGGTAGCAATGTCTGGGCTATGCGGTGTGTGTGGTGTTTTAATCTTAGGTTAACAAAAATAGTCCGTGTCTCTAAACTTGAATGAATGAACGTATAATTTATCCTCGATTTTAACCGTTTAGTCTTTCACCGAGGTATCGGACGTATCGAAACTTATGCAAATGCCATGTTGCCAAAACATCCGGAGGTGCAGCCGCAATCCATTAATTTCGGAAGCTGCACAAATCAAAACACAGATTGCACAACCGAGAGCCGGACCTTCGATCAGCAGTCATAGGCCCCGATGCATCGAAGCGTatttccatcatcatcatccagtGAAGTGTTTCGTAACTGTTTGTTAAACATGAATTTGATGAATGAAATTGTGCTTCGCGGGTCAAGCTCAACCGGCATTACAGGTACATTCGGCACTGGACATCGTCATCgtcgttgctgctgctgctgctgctgctcttGTTATTACTCTCGGCACCAATTGTGTGTAGCACCGGCTCCGTTGAATGCTGACTGGCCGAATCGAATGTACACGCGCTGGCGTCCTTGAAGTTGATGCTAATTTTTGACCGACACTGACAACCAAAATTCATTTATTATAAATTTTACACCGCTTGCTTGGGTTTGCTGCTCGGGGATGACGAATTGTAATTTGCAAAATCAACAATAGCGCTGGGAACAACCTGTCAGCCTTGTCCAGTAGTCCGAatcaaaatatttctttattcCGATCTTATACTCATACACACAGGGTTCGTCCAGAGTTTGCAAAATATCTTGACGGCGGTTCAAGTCCAACAACTCGAAAAGTCCATTCGTCATCGTTGCCACAATGTCCCTGCTTCGGTGGCGGTCGTCCAAAATGCTGAAGAAGTTTCTGCTGATCCTGTTGAGTGGCGTGCTGACACTGCTGACGACGGCCAAAGCGAAACCGACGCTTAACTTTCAGCTGTCCCAGATTCCGGGATTTACCCAGATCGTTGAGAGGAGACTGCAGGAGGCGATGAAGAGCTATAGGTAAGTCTAGCATTTTTCAATATCATACAATATTATCCTTATATTTTcagttaaaaacagttttttcctCATTTCGAAATGTGATCGATTTGTTGAGTTCAAAATGTTGCTCAGTATGCATGGCTGCAGTCGATTTAAAGAGTACCAAAGCTGTCATACCGGCTCATGTATTCAACTGGCCTCTATAGCTTGATCAAAGTGACCGTTGAAAACCTTCAAGCGGAAAATCGATTCATTTCATTTGGTACCACAATTTGCCGAGGTTTGCGCAGACTGCCATTTTGATCTTGGCCCAGTTAGCAGATCGAGCAAAGCGAAAGTGTCCGGCGAAGAGACGATGGTCGTTtccattaaaataaaaaatagcacTCGGAagtaacgaaacaaaaaaaatatttttttctatgtgtAACAATCGATGGACAGTGTAAACAAAGGTGAACAAGTTGGtttgttagttttttttccgCTGCTTCTATGATCTAGTGTCTTACGTCTAAACTCAGCACGAAGTGtttcgaatgaaccatgaagaaAAAACCGAATGAAAGATAATTGAAAAACTGCAAAGGAAAATGGCAGAGAATATGTGGTTATTTTTAGTTTAAAATATATACGACCGCACAACTTGACCGGTAAacataaaaccgggtgaaagcaCGGAACGTGTTGAACATAAGCCATAACCCTTGAGCATGGGATACACGAAGTTCAATGATTAAGCATGATCAAACGTGTGATTTGTGCAAATTATAGCCGATCGGTAGGCAATATTATGCTcgctactgttttttttttacttcttatGGTTTGAAGCCGCAAgacgaacttgtttttttttaccaaaccACGGTTCATATCAGCCGCAAAGTGACTTGGAAGCTGGTTTAGGCGGCAAACCTTCGGAACCGCCATCTCCATTCGGTTTTGAACGGATCGTATAAACGATGTTTGGCGAGTTCATATGAGATCGTTTATGTCACTCACCTCAACACAActtataatacggaatgctcTGATGAATTTTCACTGACACGTTTTACGCTATGAGATACGCTGTCAGAGTGACAGTATACTTTTGATAATTTGCCATACAACTGGCAGCACTGAAGGTTCTAAATCCATTTACTGTGGATACTATTTATTACTGTGATAAATTCGGAGAAAGGTTGGAACGAATCTTTCCTTACTTGTATCCAGTATTTCtcttatttctggttaaacactTATAAAATTCAACAGAATTCGGTATTTTTCACCGACTTTTCAAaatgttcggtaattgaattgattactgaCCGTTCGGGAATAAAATGTTTGCTGAATTGTCCAACAACAACCGTGAACTGTTAATcaaatggatctaacgaatGGCTCGGTATTTTTTGTGTCTGTTTTCTTTTGGTTGAAATTCGGGATTGAAATgggttttcggatttcaaaaaacacctCAAATGTTCAGCTTACGATTAGGTTTTCGGATTTGAAAACGAAACGAGTTAAGAATCTACGGTTTTATTGCACTATATATCCcaaaaataatgaaagaaatagtTGGGAAAGTATtgagtggaacacatttttgttttctatatagtggtgcaaactagaaactcaagaaatatacacgtagaaatgtggtcaggttttgaacaattacagctcagtcaattttgtatcaattattaatattatgtcaccatttgattggaaatatttctacgtattgatttgaatgttcattgccatgtatttttaattgtatatcattaaaatgttgattattagctagcagtgtcctattttgtctgcaaaaaatctccggcatacaggatttccctgccatagtcgacggttttgaaggagtaagcgatatatcaaagggaaagcagcgctctgattaatcaatcgatgcaaatgcgaagctgttggaagcatgcgaatctataaatataagcaaaattatagctaacgtttcagtcctacacgtagcttgctagaggtaggttgttgctaaacagcaagacaaaaagtgccataaaacgatttgaagctttaattgctatgctctgatcttgtatcaggaaagattggatgaaatcccatgttatgtcgtttcgcctgagaaattgacaactatcccagggtaaattttgagtgcataagattaatttcttatttatataagatgaactagattgaaaatgagaaaaagtttatcgtttcaaccgaaatcacagaatggtagtaatggtaaagaaacgctataaaaataactacttgcatacaaatcttgaacacaagtttggcgaaataagcttaaatatcgatatctgtatcgcatgcttgtataaacatataattgcatacatttgggctattgatgtaatttcgttggctaaaaaacaaatacaaatcatgacaaatatagtctatattctgggttcgcgtgttctgtgttggttcataataaagactaagcagaATTTCGGGCATTTGCGGAttaaaaagtgtgacgattgattaaaaatatcgatcattaaaaattttggttgccttgttccacattaatggctcgaacaaccctatgtggctgatccttgtacttttttcattcaacgagtattttggaaaaatgctgcCGGAATTTCAGTAAAAAATCGCTTCGTCGTTCGTTTTCGGTATCTTTTTTCGCAGTGATCAAAACTAagcttaagtttttttttttcaagaaaatccTTGTCTATTATAAAATTTTCCTGTCGAAGTATTTATAACAGAATAATACatgcacacttaaaaccatttcttgagctcgacataataaaatgccgaaactgatcagcaacacctaacccaagtaacatttttaatattattaaatacttgtagctgtcttcaatgctacataataaatcttgcaataaaactttaaactccacgaaaacctactgaaaacctctataagagcatgttcctgcaaagtggaccattcttcataaggtttataaatcaaaatgaagaatcagcataaacctgctttaaaactccaaattcaagaaaattttgaaaccagctttacgatcaacattaaatttctttggatggaatgaattccgctatgaataaactgtcgttttgatgatatttttcttgactatgtgtgtcatgtctactttgaatgcaatcagtaagaatatattatattttaattacgagtttgagaccttttccgaacgtaaaaactttatgcgcttttatttttatcgtgaatgtaaggataaaaataagaattataactaatcgccttgaaataaatgcggtttttgcaaaagtttccatgatttatgaaaattattttttgttattcattgtcatttttgtataaaactattctgtggcgataaaacttgtgcatacgatctgaaaatgaatcatgaaagtccaacatatttcctcgtttttgcatttcgaagtttatttgatgtcaataaatgctacggtatagaacatcataatggcggccatgaaattccttttaatgcaaattacacttaacctaaaaagcaataaatcaaatagcctacaactaatgtgtcataaatgtactttagaaccttcaaatttactctgagtggaattgtcatagaatgaacacgcacacacacaaaactagatttatgaaagaatttaactggcaataatgttttaaagaaaatctttgaaagcaatattaagagtgtttgcatggttttattctagtgcaaattgttttatttttattttatttttagtgcaggtaaagggttttatagaagctttgaaaactatgatattactggttaaaagagatacttattatagttggcataaaacaggtagtgattgaaaaatcaattacaaaactcctataaattataatcaaaaccataaggcattcgaattgttacttgggaaatttgctgattgctcagtagtcaatacgcatgtttctgaacttcgttaaatgcattcactgatatttcggtaaaatgcatcactttgccgaaatttggcacaattgcttgctgaatttatcagtaaacaacagatatgccgatatcagcagagacgtttgccgagatttcggaatatgcgctagctgttgccgagattcagcacgacagctgtcatttattgccgcgttacattttcgcttcgcattgcgcgattattttctgatgaaattctcgagtgaaaaaatggatcatCTGgaacgtggaaccacttgcaagtaaaaatattgaataaatatagtgacatgtttcgctttataaaaagcgatttTATCACAgcacattataagggaaaaacacccaacacggggctcaaagagtcctcgagacaaaactttgtggggatatgcgaaaaaataacccaatgcatggacaaattcaatagatcaaagtaagtttattttttgaacaataccgtatttccagctcgactcaaggtggccgcatccagaaacgccgctttttattatgctacatgttttaaggtagaggctttaagcactaccggcgaaaaatttgtaagcctcctttaagtgttaataaaatgaattgttgatcctgaatggtgtgtttataatgttgagaaattacaaacaaaaaaaattgactagatttttaattactaatgattcggtaatttgtttttttttttcattttttcgttttattggattgccgaatattcagcgaacgtttcactgagcaaacagtaaatcttatgctgacgatttcggcaatatttgacgtttgttcaatttgagggtgccgagacgctcagttattttatttttgccgagatgattgctgattactcggctgtgcgaatctcggcattttttttgccgagactcagctaaaatatTTAAGTGTGTGGTATACATGGTGAATCAATTGTCCGCATTGCAGCGTTGCCAGTTACATAGAACATTCAAAAAGGTAAACCGAAAGTGTGAcagaaaatttgtcggagtatcTCGTATTATTAGttgtagggtaacggctccagtagtcatctcatatacggaaACCATTAGttggagtgagatctgctgtttctgTTCGATGGATTGAGCTTAAGGATAAGAGTTTTTGCGTCGCTATAAAATGCAGTATTGCATAATTTTCGAACTATGTTTTTCTGCGAGATTACTTCTTGAagtcgaagcaaagatattgtagccgattttatcacaattcgttgattgaaagtcaagTAATCGGCAAATCAATATGGCGACTCTACTGATGAGATGACGAGTTTGTACGATAGCCCTATTTGGTtcttggcgttttcgttttcaacGGTGATTTTCACGTGGAAACCGTGGTAATGATGGTTACTATCTGCTACACactgggttgccacatatactgattaatttgtattttacagatttttcagataaatgtgtgaccaagattctgtacatacatattacagatttttggaaaggaATACAGATTTTCGATGAATAATGATCGAGTTAAAATATATTCAATAATGGTACTGTTTTTTCTCGAAATAAAACTATCCTGATTTtgtgttaaagactgtcccagaaagtatggacgcacttttatttcgctgtaaataattcaccagtgttaaatattcaaatttattcgatacaacaacagaatattattctcaacatttgctacttagccattgtagactagctggcgcaccttcttgcgaacgttcctcattaaattcagtacagacttcttggcgccaagttttgacagtttttttccatctttttcgaactgttgaatggtttcggctaccgagacatgtttcctacgatgtgccttcgttaatgcccaaaattcctcaattggtccaagttgtgggcaatttggtggattcatgtcttttgatgGGATtcatgggacgaaagtgacatttttggcagtataccattctaccgttgatttcgagtagtggcaagaagcaagatctggccagaagacaataggttccttgtggcttcgaatcatgggtagaagtcgtttctataaacattccttgatgtatatttcgctgttcattgaagcagtggtgataaagggtttcgaaatcttaccgcagctacaaattgcttgccagaccatagctttcttaccaaattttccgacttcaatcgatgtctcggactggttcaacacttacccttttcgcaccgtataatattgtggtcccggcagagatttgtaatcgagtttcacgtaggtttcgtcgtccatgattatgcagttcaaatttccagcaagaatcgtattgtaaagctttcgaaccctcggcctgatcaatgcttcttgtttcggactacgttttgtttgtttctgcttcttataggttcgaagattcaaacgttctttagcacgaagaacattgttctgctgaaagtccacgcatttcgaaacaaactaatgaaaacgaaaaaacaactgcacaagtgattagataaaagtgtaaacaacaggacgtagccataaaaattgacagattctgaaccattgcgaaatggcagcggtttttggttgcgtccatactttctgggacagttctTTAATTAACTTTAATAAATGAGAATATTGAAGACAGTTAGCATAGTCCTATCTGCTAGCAAAGATTTTTCTATGCTCATTTATTTTTGCAACTGGTGTAACTTAATTCCTTATGCTTTCAAAACTTGCTTTTGATAAGATGGAAACATGATGGCCTCGGTCATAACGTAAGGTAGTGAAAAAGAAAGATTGCCAATTGCATTAAACCTAATAAACGAAagtttcagattggattttaaaattttccatcaaaaCATCATTTCGAGAGGTTCATACGCAAAAATAActtgcagtgttttttttttcaattacaacaTACAATTCAGAccaagaaaagttttggtttcataccgttgtgcttcgattcaatacaggtttttgatcccccgatacagatttttctgaaaaatgtaAATTCAAATGTGGAAACCCTGGCTACACAGTGTCCGGCAGTAGGCCGTGAAATTCAGTTGTCAAGTTCACAACACAATGCGATATCCCACGAAACGGCTTTCATTGGTTGCATTTCACGTTCCGTCCAAGACATATGACACATTGCAGAATATCATTGCAGGTGGTGGTTCACATGTTCAGTGGACGCTCTCTTTCAAAACCTGAATCTGGTTTACGGTGGTATCCACGGTATCACAAGCACTTTGTGGTGCTGAGTGCAATGTACAATTTCTCAACCCGGCCGTAATTAATCTTGTTGCTTGTTTTACGAGCTTGGCAAAGCTGAGCTATCGAAATCAGACTCGCGCCCGGCTCATGACCACCGGAGCGGTCTGTTTACAGTCGACTCGTACTGATGTACCTACCGATAAACGACAAGGTGCaacaacattgtttgttttttctCCTCCATTCGAACAGACGCAACACTTTCCGCTATCTTCTATTTTTCGTGTCAGTTGAAGCGTTTATTCATAACGTTCCAGAGAGTGGGAATTTGCCGCACGCAACAGACCACGGCAATTACCACATCTGCCCGAAATGGGGCAAACCATAACTGATCGTTGCGTTGACCTATTCCTGTTGGATGATTGCTCGTATCCAattatcaatttttgttttgcttctcGTTTTTCTTACCTAGCTGACCTTGTGGCACATGGGATGGTGCGGAATTTCACACAAAAAGCAATGATTTTTATGCTCTTTTCAGCGATCGCCGCCTGGATGCTGGGTCACTACGGATGATCTATTTCCACGATCAAACAGTGGCCGTTGTCGAACTGGGACCTCAAAAGATGCTTATCGGATGCGAGCTGATTGAAATTTAGTGGGTATCTTTTGCGGAATAAAATGCTTTGGAAAATCGGTACTGATTTTGTGATTTCTTTCATCTTTCAACCAGCAACGAAATCGAAGGCCACGAACTACTCCGGAACCTTTCCTCAATCAATCGTCCACTGGAGATCTCCTTTCGGGATATGATGAAACTGATGGATCAGTGCGAACAGGTGGATCGACTGAATTCGAAAAACCATTTCCGAGCAACCCCGGCTCCCGACCATGAAAATGTTGCGTTTCGGATGGATACCGGCACCGACACCGAGGAGGACAGTCCCGGTGGTAACGATTCAACGACATCGGCGCCGATGGGCATTTTTCAACTCATCGCCAATGGTGGTAAGGATTCGAAGGGGGGCAGCAGTAAACGGGGACTCTTCTATACCAGTCCGTTTTCACTGCTCAGCGGGATCATCCCCGGTACCAAATGGTGCGGGACGGGAGACATCGCCGATACGTACTACGACCTGGGCGACGATGCCACTATGGATCGGTGCTGTCGAACGCATGACCTCTGCCCGCTGAAAGTTCGGGCCTATCAGAAACGGTACAATCTGAGCAATAACTCCATCTATACCAAGTAAGAACGGGAAcgtgtgtttttgtttttgagtgtGTTTTGTGGTAATTGCTTTTCCGcttttattttttcgtgttcCGTCTTCCAGATCCCACTGTAAGTGCGACGATATGTTGTACGATTGCCTCAAAAAGACCAACACCTCGGCGGCTCAAGTGATGGGTAAGTAGTAGTAGTTGATTTTTACTCCGTATCTCTGCTGTGCGCTGCGGTTGAATGTACTCGACACGTGATAGGGCACCACGTCCGACATAAGTGGTTGAGATAATAAGCGGTTGGTATAACGGTGTCATTGTCGCGGTAGCTGCAGACCCGCAGAACCGGCAATCTCATCGATCTCTCATTAGACACTATTACAAACcgcctaagagcaaattcagcagctgcaagattcatatgggtggtttataatgtaaatgaaactgaaacaaacgtatccccagcaagccattctagttttatttattcgaccagttcttctgtcaaattcaaaactggtctacgatgtcgttctattttttgtatatttgaaacacgagtaaaacactgctggggctgccagtttttcttgttataaaattcagatttaaattttgtaactgacataaattatgcatctagaactagaacaatactgaatatgccctaatggTTTGAATATAAGAGGCGGACGGAGGTTCATAAAAGCATTGCTCACATATTCCACATTTCGCACAGATGTTAACTAAAACTGCATTCTTCATTCTGTTAGCGGTTTCATCTACGTCAATTGGTGAACGCTATTCTTCAAACACCGGGTTTGTCTCGGTTGtggttatactatgttcacactggccgaaaataacatgttttaacgagagtaatataaagttaaaaccgcactgttcacactaagaaaaatggttgtacctatctgcgttgccaggtcatttttcctaaaatatgtagtcggcgcaaaaatctgtcTGTATCAATATCTCTTCTACATATGTAGTCGAAAAGGTGagcgaaaaaaaggtcccacgacaaccttttctcatgtctactCAAGCTAAAAATCAtaatcggtacttatctgtgtgatccgtgaattatcggtattttgggagaacATACCTGTATTGtgatatagaggtcaaaaatctgtataaataccgagaaatctgtatacctggcaacgttggtaccagttttcagttttgttttattatgattacatggctactttgatgaaaaactgctgttgttgaacagcttgtcaattgacatagtcgaaaagtgaagaaaaatgctagcagggttgtgctttactgacaattatatcatgttatttcgggaaaacatgttttaatgtgacgtttatgaatatgaaataacgcaaaagtaaaacatgttatttcgctcaaaacatgaaatcggagttataacatgttttaactcatagtgtgaacatacactcagaaaaatattatggtaacagttactatacagagggccaacctgaccatgcgagtatggtggttttcagccgactattaaatcagatgatttcaacaatagtcaagttcatgtttactataaatggt
This genomic window from Malaya genurostris strain Urasoe2022 chromosome 1, Malgen_1.1, whole genome shotgun sequence contains:
- the LOC131426315 gene encoding uncharacterized protein LOC131426315, translating into MSLLRWRSSKMLKKFLLILLSGVLTLLTTAKAKPTLNFQLSQIPGFTQIVERRLQEAMKSYSDRRLDAGSLRMIYFHDQTVAVVELGPQKMLIGCELIEIYNEIEGHELLRNLSSINRPLEISFRDMMKLMDQCEQVDRLNSKNHFRATPAPDHENVAFRMDTGTDTEEDSPGGNDSTTSAPMGIFQLIANGGKDSKGGSSKRGLFYTSPFSLLSGIIPGTKWCGTGDIADTYYDLGDDATMDRCCRTHDLCPLKVRAYQKRYNLSNNSIYTKSHCKCDDMLYDCLKKTNTSAAQVMGSIYFNLVQVPCVEETPTGMKFRKAREGF